From Arachis stenosperma cultivar V10309 chromosome 2, arast.V10309.gnm1.PFL2, whole genome shotgun sequence, one genomic window encodes:
- the LOC130961943 gene encoding uncharacterized protein LOC130961943 has product MASTKVQRVMTQPINLIFRFLQSKARIQIWLFEQKDLRIEGRIIGFDEYMNLVLDDAEEVNVKKNTRKTLGRILLKGDNITLMMNTGK; this is encoded by the exons ATGGCAAGCACTAAAGTTCAGAGGGTTATGACCCAACCCATT AACTTGATTTTCAGGTTCCTTCAAAGT AAAGCTCGCATTCAGATTTGGCTCTTTGAGCAAAAGGATTTGAGGATTGAAGGCCGTATCATT GGTTTTGATGAATACATGAATTTGGTTCTGGATGATGCTGAAGAAGTGAATGTCAAGAAGAACACCAGAAAGACATTAG GGAGGATCCTTCTTAAAGGAGACAACATAACTTTAATGATGAACAC GGgaaaatga
- the LOC130961942 gene encoding uncharacterized protein LOC130961942, whose amino-acid sequence MSYLLTTLLKKHEVDSIIRDTIDKVLVLRFGRASDSVCLQLDQILSKAVRDVSKFATVALVDVDSEDVQVYVKYFDISLIPSTVFFFNAHHMKMDSGTADHTKWIGAFHRKQDFIDVVEAIFRGAMKGKLIVNCPLPPERIPKYQLLYKDV is encoded by the exons ATGAGTTACCTCTTAACAACATTGTTAAAGAAGCACGAGGTTGATTCCATCATCAGAGACACCATCGACAAGGTTCTTGTCCTCCGCTTTGGTCGTGCCTCCGATTCTGTCTGTCTCCAACTTGATCAAATT CTTTCGAAAGCTGTGAGGGATGTGTCCAAATTCGCAACAGTGGCACTGGTTGATGTTGACTCAGAGGATGTTCAGGTTTATGTCAAGTATTTTGACATTTCTTTGATTCCTTCCACGGTGTTCTTCTTCAATGCCCATCACATGAAAATGGATTCTGG GACTGCAGATCACACTAAGTGGATTGGCGCTTTTCACAGAAAGCAAGATTTCATTGATGTTGTAGAG GCGATATTTAGAGGAGCAATGAAAGGGAAGCTTATTGTGAATTGCCCTCTCCCACCTGAAAGAATTCCAAAATACCAGTTATTGTACAAAGATGTCTGA